The window ACGGCCCACCTCGACGCCGTCGAGCGTGCGCTGCGCGAGGTGTCACCCGGTCTGGAGGGCTCGGTCTGGGAGCGCACCGAGGGCAACGCGCTGGCCGGCACCGCCGACGATCCGGCCGGCTGGCTGCTCCAGACGCCCGGCTGCTGGGGTGACGCCGGCTGCGCCGACCGCCGGGGCACCCGTGCGCTGCTGGCCAGGATGCAGGCGGACGTCGCCTCGGCCACCCGGACGGTCGACGTCTCCACCCTCGCGCCGTTCCCCAACGGCGGCTTCCAGGACGCGCTGGTGGCGGGGCTCAAGGCCTCGGTCGCGGCCGGCCACCGCCCCCAGGTGCGGATCCTGGTGGGCGCGGCGCCGCTCTACAACGCCAACGTCCTCCCCTCCCGCTACCGCGACGAGCTGCTGGCCAGGCTCGGCCCCGCGGCCGGCTCGGTGACGCTGAACGTCGCCTCGATGACCACCTCCCGCACGGCGTTCTCCTGGAACCACTCCAAGCTGCTGGTGGTCGACGGCCGGAGCGTGATCGCCGGTGGCATCAACGGGTGGAAGGACGACTACCTGGACACCGCGCACCCCGTCTCGGACGTCGACCTCGCCCTGACCGGCCCGGCCGCCACCTCGGCCGCGCGCTACCTGGACACCCTGTGGGCGTGGACCTGCGGCCGCACCGGCCTGTTCGACAACGCGTGGTTCGCCTCCTCCGACGGCGGTGCCTGCCGGCCCTCGATGGAGCGGGACACCAACCCCGCCGCGCCCGCCACCGGCAGCGTTCCGGTGATCGCCGTCGGCGGCCTGGGTGTCGGCGTCAAGGCCGCGGACCCCGCCTCGGCCTACCGGCCCGCCCCGGTCGCCGGGGTGTCCGAGACCCAGTGCGGTCCGCTGGCCCTGCACGACAACACCAACGCCGACCGCGACTACGAGACGGTCAATCCCGAGGAGAACGCCCTGCGCGCGCTCGTCGGCAGTGCGAGCAGCCACATCGAGATCTCCCAGCAGGACATGAACGGCACCTGCCCGCCGCTGCCGCGCTACGACGCCCGGCTCTACGACCTGCTGGCCGCCAAGCTGGTGGCCGGGGTCAAGGTGCGGATCGTGGTCAGCGACCCGGCGAACCGGGGCGCGGTCGGCAGCGGGGGCTACTCGCAGATCAAGTCGCTCTCCGAGGTCTCCGACGTGCTGCGGGCCCGGCTGACCCGGCTGACCGGCGACCCGGCGAAGGCGGGCGCCGCGCTCTGCGGCAACCTCCAGCTCGCGTCCTTCCGCGCCGCGCCGACCGCCACCTGGGCGGACGGGCACCCGTACGCGCTGCACCACAAGCTGGTCGCGGTCGACGGCTCGGCCTTCTACGTCGGGTCGAAGAACCTCTACCCGGCCTGGCTGCAGGACTTCGGCTACGTGGTCGAGGACAAGGGCGCGGCGGCCCAGCTGGACCGCGACCTGCTGGCGCCGGAGTGGACGTACTCGCAGGCCGCCGCGACCGTCGACTGGACGACCGGGCTCTGCCGGGCTTGATCCTCGGACCCCAGGACCACACCTGACGGTCGGTTCGCGCCC of the Kitasatospora sp. NBC_01246 genome contains:
- a CDS encoding phospholipase, with protein sequence MRLPWSRRSGRLVRSALAVAAATTLFAAVPPPSALAAPAEGATADGGTAHLDAVERALREVSPGLEGSVWERTEGNALAGTADDPAGWLLQTPGCWGDAGCADRRGTRALLARMQADVASATRTVDVSTLAPFPNGGFQDALVAGLKASVAAGHRPQVRILVGAAPLYNANVLPSRYRDELLARLGPAAGSVTLNVASMTTSRTAFSWNHSKLLVVDGRSVIAGGINGWKDDYLDTAHPVSDVDLALTGPAATSAARYLDTLWAWTCGRTGLFDNAWFASSDGGACRPSMERDTNPAAPATGSVPVIAVGGLGVGVKAADPASAYRPAPVAGVSETQCGPLALHDNTNADRDYETVNPEENALRALVGSASSHIEISQQDMNGTCPPLPRYDARLYDLLAAKLVAGVKVRIVVSDPANRGAVGSGGYSQIKSLSEVSDVLRARLTRLTGDPAKAGAALCGNLQLASFRAAPTATWADGHPYALHHKLVAVDGSAFYVGSKNLYPAWLQDFGYVVEDKGAAAQLDRDLLAPEWTYSQAAATVDWTTGLCRA